A stretch of DNA from Plutella xylostella chromosome 16, ilPluXylo3.1, whole genome shotgun sequence:
AATTTTTCAAACTTTATgcgtaaaattattttaaaatgtttgtctcatttatatattattgattgttttttttagaattgAGACAAAAAGGTTCGATGCTTGCATTAAGTACCTATCGATTAATTAACCGTTACTATGATATTTATTAAGGATCTATATTCCCCTAAATTCTAAATACTTGTGGCATCCACTTGTTAGAATTAATGTCATTCATTAATTATATACAAACACACTTTAAACATAACTATATACAGAAGTATGCAAGGAGTACGGTTCcctttttatttgttataaaatacatttattttaacacccTAATTTAAGAGatagctatattttaaaacagatTAAAGAAAGGTTGgaaggtaaataaaaaataaaacaacaaaaatgatgaaattataataaaagcaaatttattgctaaaaataaaactataaccACGCTTTGCTCCATCAAAGGTTATATTGATTTGTGCTTACTACATTTGTacattcatttaatttaatatataataatatatatatacgtaGATATAGTAGAAACTCAGAGGAAACTGCAGACGTTCACTTAAATGATAAAAGTAAACTTTGAGACGAAgctatatataaaataataaaaaatagtgtATAAAAAGCAGCTACTGTAAAAATCACATTTGATCATTTGAGCGTCCTCCCGTAAGTtgtacatataaaattataaagaatccaaaaacatacaatagtataaacttttataatttaaaagtaaaacttacataacccaattataatattttaaacctCTACGGTCGatataaacttaataatactTTTAACTGGGGCTCACATCTCGATGCTTAAACATATTTCTGATTGCACTTTTTATTATCTGATTAACAATAAATGTTACTACCCCTTACAGCTCGCCATCATACTATTTTACACTGATACTCGTTACAATTTATATATGTACACATTGCCTTCCTACTGCCAATAGCCAATAtttggtatatttatttacaaaaaaggAAATATTACGATTCTGACACAATATACCATAACTTAAAATACTCAGACGTATGAAGCTATGTATCTTTTCAGAGGCACAATCAAATTTAACTACAAAATCCTAAATGtacaaaacctaaaaaaaaacaacagaaAACCTCTTAAAGCAAAATGCATTTTTGTATCGCTAGTCGTTTGTTATTCATGTacaactaaatataaactatgcctggcataataataataaagggAAAAGCTAAAAggaaaactatttacaaagtcTTTGGCCTTATATCGAATTAACAAAACATACATTTAACTACACGATAATATTTGCACTGAAAGTTACTAGAGTCGTTCCGAACCACGGGCCGCAGCTATGTCGGCCGCAAAAATTCGTAGcaaaattcattatttaataaataagttcaTCATGATATGAGATACAAATTCAGTACTGTCACTGGGACTATTCTAGAACACTTTCGGACCCGTTTCAACCGCTAAGACACTCGCAAGAGTTCCGTCCTCAATCTATCACACATAAAGCTAGGTTACAGTCTAGTCTAGTACTCCCACCGGTCGTCGTCGGTCTCGCACTTGATCTTGTCGTCGGGCAGGACGTCGGGCAGCGCgtcgggcggcgcggcgggcggggaggcggcgggggacgcggggggcgaggcggcgggcggcgcgggcgacgGCTCCACGCGCACGGTGGGCGCCGCCTCGCGCCGGAAGTCGTCGCTCCGCATCACGCACACGCCGTTGATGATCACCTCGTCGGGGTTGCGGCCCTTCTCGTCCTGCCAGTCGGGGTTGACCCACTGCGGCGCCACGGGCTTGCGGCGGCTGGAGCGGCCGCCGGCCGGCGTGGACGCCGCCTTGGGCTCGCTCTTGGACTCGCCGTCGTCCAGCGAGTCCTCGGAGCCGAGGTTGCTCTCCGCGTCGTCGTCCTCGAAGTCGTCGCCGTCGGGCTCGCGCTTCAGCGGCATGGACAGGTCCAGCCCGCTGGTCTGGTCCTTGCGCTCGGGCGGCAGCAGCCCGCGCCCGATCAGCGCCGCCAGGTTGCTGTTGGCGGCGAAGTAGGGCGGGTATGGCAGCGGCACGCCGCCCAGCCCCAGCCGCTCCTTCTGCAGCTCCAACAGGCGCTGGTTGAGCAGCAGGCGGAACTGCACGGGGTCGAAGGGCGCGGCGGCCTCGCGCGGCGCGGGCTCGCTACCCCCGTGCGGCGCCTGCTGCTTGAGGCGCATGCGGTGGTTGTGGAACCAGTTGGTGATGGTGCGCGTGGACAGGCCCAGCTCGGTGGCCAGGAACTCGATGGTGGGCATGTTGGGGTAGGGGTCGAGCGCGAAGGCGAGCCGCAGCGCCTCCTTCTGCTCCTCGGAGAACAGCACGCGCTGCTTCTTGGCGCTGGGCGCGCCGGCGGCGGGGCCGGGCGAGCTGGAGTGGTAGAACTCGGACGTGTCGTTGGACGAGGTGTCGGAGGAGTTGTCCTGGCCGGGCCCGCTGGAGCGGCGCCGCTTGTTGGCCTCGCGCCGCTCGTTCTTCAGCGCCTGCAGGCGGTCCACGTTGTGCGCGTCGCTCAGCCACAGCTGCATGCGGATGAAGGGCTCGCGACCCTTGATGCTGAGCATGTGCCAGGGCTTGGGCTTCGACAGCAGCTCGCTGACGGAGCCCTGCGACAGGCCCAGCACGGCCTCGCCGAAGATCTTCTGGCCGATGTTGTTGGCGAGGAGAGCCTCCTTGATCTTGGTGGTGATGGTCTGCGTGTCCAGGTCCTGCGTGAGCGCCGCCATCTCGTACACGCTGGGCGAGATGTGCTGGTGCAGGGAGCGCAGAGGGGCGTggtgcgggggcgggggcgggggcttGCGCTCCTTGTCGTGGTGCTGCGGTGGCAGCGTGACGGCGTGGTGCGGGGGGAAGCCTGGGGGGGTCAGCAGCAGGGGCGTGGGGGGGAGGTGCGGCAGGTGGCTGGACCCCAGCAGCTGCTCCTGCTGCATCTTGTTCAGCAGCGACGTCGCGTCCGAGATCATCTTCTGCGTCGGCGGCATCGGCTTGCCCATGTTCGGCGGAAGAGCTGCAAGCAAAAGTTTCTGTTAGCAAGTGTGAAATCGGCCTACATGATTCATTACAAATTTTGGGGATAATTCGCATATAAAATCAATTCTTATACTATCAGATATTATCTTCATAAAGTCTATCACTTCCAAAaccaataaaaactaaaaaactttatacaatattataaaaaaacaaaaaaaaatatataaacttaCGAGGTGCCCCGCTGTAGTTGCCGGTGCGCATGAGCTTCTCGGGCGCGATCTTGTACTGCGAGGCGACGAGCTTGTGCACCGCGTTGTCGTCTTCAAGGAACATCTTCATCCGGATGAACGGCTCCCGGCCCTTCTGCGTCAGCATGTGCCAGGGCTTGGGCCGCGCCAGCAGGTCGCTCACCGACCCCTGTGACAACCCTAGCACAGACTCCCCGAACAACCTCTGGCTGATCGAGTATTGACTCAAAGCTTCTTTGACCCTTCGCACTATGTCTTCCGTGTTCAGATTGTTGAACAGATCGAATTGCTGTTGCGTGATCGGCGGGAGTACGGCCTTCATGGATCTTTGTTGCGGCTGGTGGTGCGTGGGGTTGCTGGGTTGTGATATGAGGCTGTTGGTGATGGAAGCCATCCGTTGCAGcgggctggcggcggcggagctGCTGAAGTCATCGCTGGGCGTGATGGCGGGCGGCAGGATGGCGTTGCCGAGCGGGCTGGAGGCCGAGGACCCCGTGGACTGCTGCCCCGGCTCCAGCTTGGGCCGCACGAGGCTGAACGCGCTGCCCGCGTGCCGGATCGCCTCCTCCGCGTCCATAGCCTTTTCCTTATCACTATCAGTCATTCCATTCATTTTGGCATTCTTGTCCTTGGGGATGGACAGGTCCTGGATGGCCCCGGAGCCGTTGATGTGGTGGTTCTGCGCCTGCTGCATGGCCTGGTGTTGCAGGGCCAGGAGGTTGGGGAACGGGGGCATACCGGGCAGGTTGTGGAGGTTGGCCATGTTGGCTCCGGGCTGTATCTTGGCCAGTTCCCGGTGGTAGGCCTCCAACGCCATCCGGATGTCCTCGGGCGGACGCTCCATGTGAGGGGGCATACCGCCGCTGAAAAAGGGGGGAAACATGCTACATTTTAGTTTTAGATTTGCTGTCCTCTATTCAAATACTGAGCTTAATGTGTACTAATTTAgatttgttgttaagtacaagtgagtatatacctacagtgagttatgtttacaaaatgtttataaaacaATGAGTTTGTtacaatattacaaaaaaagttgaaacaTACCCAGGGAAGCCCTCTCGGTTGTGGCGGATGTCCTCAACTCTTCTGCTCATGATTTTCGCCAGCTCTTCTTGGTAGATGCGCACTACTTTCTCTTGTGGAATGTCATCGTTTTCGTATTTCTTTAGTCTTCTATTTTGGCTGCCGTCCTGTAAAAAcatgttttgtttaaattggTTCCATGTAAGAATATTAATTAAAGCAATTTTGTGCTGAACTTGACTGGAAGGTCTTTTTACCTTGTTTGAGAAAGGCGAAGGGCATTGCGTCCTCGGCGAGCTGGAGTCTTCGTTGCTTCTCGAGTCATCGTTGTTTGGCGGAATATTGGGGTTCTTCATCATGTGAGATGCTTCATTCAGGATGTGCGCCAGGCGGTCATCGTTCTCGCCGTCTGGCCTCCCAAAACCCGGGCCTATCGACCCATCCTTGGATCCAACTGGAAAATAAACACAGTCTTTCATAAGTAACATGTTTTTGAACACCAAACAGCAACGCTTACAAATTACTCatgaatgtaggtaaatatttagCGGAGAAGTTTATAATCACTTCTGCATGCATTGCCAAGTAATAAAACAGTGTTGATATAGAGTCAACAATGTAGCCAATTGGAATTAGGCGGCCCATTAAAACATTGCAGCCTCAATTAATATCAGCAAGTTTAAAGTCATAATCGTTGAATGGGAACGAGCACTCATCGCCTAAGCCAGTAATCCTGATGCTACTTATGCGCACGACCATAAAGTGGTGAATTTACGCGCCAAAAACGGCTGCCATATTGTGGCCGTTCATTCTGTCAACATATTGTCTGTGGTCGAGCACAATGTCTCCCGACACTATTCAGAAGTTGATTTATAATGAGCAGTTCGTTTAATTAAGTCTTGTAATTAGTGGAAGAGGTTCAAGCTGAAGTTAGAAATAAACACGTGCTTTGCAAgaaagttttatttgtttcggATACTGCGGACAGTTTTGCATTACTGTATTTTGAGCAGTTTATCGTCACGAGAATTGAAAAAAGTAGGAATGAAGCATTTAGGATCGAGTGATTCTGAGTAAGGCAGGTGGTAGGAGGGTAACTGTTTTAATATAACTAACTATAAAGGACAGCCGTTTTCTTTCGACACTTTGATTTCCACATTAAGGACAGTTTAATTCCACAATGCGCCATTTCGACACATCGTAAATGTGCTTATTTTGAGTTTATTTGCGATACCGAGACGGGACAAGTTAAAATAAGACTTGATTAATAGGTGATTAAATTCATATTACAATGCGCTCTGGTCGGATTGTTTTTCTTAAAGCCGCTTCAGCAAACGCCAAATGCTTTTATTGGAACGTAAAACGAATTAAATTTATCGGGAAATTAAACGTGTTTATAATTGAGGAAAACGTATTTAAAGTAAGTTTATTTCGTTTGTTTACTGACGGAAACAACCAAACACTGATGGTAAAAGAGAGCATGTCAGAGAGGTTGCAACGACGATCAAAAGCACGTctaactttaaataaaatgtatcaaCGTAACCTTAAGTTTTTTCTCACGTGCCAGATTTAGTTCATAGCTATGCAaacaatatacttattatgtccttaagaaatagtttttgttgttgtaatCGCCATTAAGCCTGACCAACAATACGTGATcctaataaagttttatacaataaagcaatattagTATAGATGTTATCTGCTCATgaacataatcataatatttttccgcGTTTTAAAATGTTAGCTACTGAGGTAAGTAAACCAAGATGCTtcgattttttataatttttattttactgaaaaacaacaaagtcATCAAAACATACTAAACTAACTATACCCAAGTACGTATGTCCTGTTACCACCTAGGTATTATTTTGAGTATTGAGTTCAATATTCGTGTTTAGGATGCCCATCAGGTAAAAATAGCAATGTAATATCTAACCGTTTAAGAATTCCACTTCGATACGGCACTGTCAATAAACATAAGTAACATCTAATAAGGCCTTTGAAGTTCGTCGAAAATTTGATATTCACCGAGCGGAGCCGGGACAATTATTCGAACGTGTCTCgaaattattgttaaaaatttTCCACTTGTCAGTGAAACACACGTGctaccattttaaaacaaatgacaTGCGTTACCTAATCGTTATTCTAAGGGAGAAGTGATTGCTTACGTACATTATAATGTTATGCTTGGGACGGTGGGTTTTGGTCAATTTGttcaattaggtacttaaattagTTTAGTCGACGTCATGTGTCATTATGTCTATATGTAAGTagtataaaacttaaaaaaaaacaagaaagtACGAAGTACTAGGGGGTTCCAATTTCAAGGAAGGTTTTAATTTCTAAGATCTTCCAAAATGGCTGCCTCGGTAGGTACTCGCCTAACGCGTTCAattgaagtttttttattgatctaGATTTAGCCTTTATGATTCATTCTTATCTCGGGACCATAAAACATCATAGCGATATCATCGCTTTTTATGAAAGTCATTACGATGTGCATTTTTGATGggtattaaactttttaaaggaGACTTCAATTAATGCGTCCGGTCACGGCAGCGTCCTTCGCTGACCGACGGGCTCTCAACGGGGAAATGGTAGCAATAATTTTAAGGATACAAAAGGAAAATTACTTGTTTATGCGACACAATATCGCGTGTAGACACGCgaaaactattttttatcGCTAATATTGATTACCTATGGCCTATGAATATTCATCAACCGGCTTCGGAAAGTAAAGGGGGCGTTGGTAGCGTGGCCTAAATTATCGTGTCACAGTGTGACATAGAAACTTTTTGCATGTGTGGCCCCGCCTCCGCCGGTAAGAAAATTAAATCGGCTAGGACCGAGTACGTGATCGCTTTGTTACAATTGTAAATCAAAGCGGGTAGTTGCAAGAAAGGGGCGCGAAATGCACGTTCCATACGTCACCTCGGCGACTCGCGGTCGATGCTCATTTGCATCCCAGTCCTCCGCGGCGGCGGACGTCAGTGCCGACGAAAGTGTTGCAGTGCCAGAAAAAACCGCATTTGAATTGTTAATGCACTACAAAAGAAATTGTTGCATAAACGCCCAGCGCTAAAATTAGGTGCGAAGTGTTCTCCGGCACTGGAAATGTACAAATGAGGTGCTATGTGCCGGAACGCTTAGAAATTTTGACGTTGAGCATTCTttgtttgaatatttattattttattcgctaTCGCCGATAGTTTTTGTTAATCTGATGTAATTATTTGCAGAACGACAATTTTATCTCCCCCGACATCACGTAATAACAAAGATCCGAAACTCACAAGCGGAACTTGTACCGGAGTAAATGTATTATGCCGGCGTCTTCTCAGTTCCATTGACATCGCGTGCGGTTCGATCTGGCTCGCGTGTCGGATGGCAATCTACCACCAGAGGGCCACAATTGATTCTAGACGAGAGCAGTCGAAGCTCCGTGTACCACTAAATAGATTTTGATGGTACTTTCCATAGAATTTCGGCCACGACAACTAGTTATTGCCTTGGAGGGttcattattt
This window harbors:
- the LOC105383021 gene encoding homeobox protein cut isoform X2 — encoded protein: MHPTGAATLPAAPEAEVQAMHSMDWLFKKERIYLLAQFWQQRATLAEKEVSTLKEQLATTTPTVQAATPNGNTRLEASDTRILEHKFSELRTSPEHDIKRETDSPDNARSVDDDHNLDNQKMEMAATTRSNSNSNRSSPLVGNNQSSNLEGELAAKEKEISQLVEDVRRLQASLAALQEAHAQQLRRLEERLDEKKQHIARLEARLDNQRDYDDVKREICLLRGDVSRDKPEPARSPASSQHERASATPTAPARDHGDDWASTPPPLNNNTTHHNHNGPLHPPPSPFRFDEHRPYRFAEDMGPLPPGALVGRLGDSLIPKGDPMEARLQEMLRYNMDKYANSNLDTLHISRRVRELLSVHNIGQRLFAKYVLGLSQGTVSELLSKPKPWDKLTEKGRDSYRKMHAWACDEAAVMLLKSLIPKKVGSKDGSIGPGFGRPDGENDDRLAHILNEASHMMKNPNIPPNNDDSRSNEDSSSPRTQCPSPFSNKDGSQNRRLKKYENDDIPQEKVVRIYQEELAKIMSRRVEDIRHNREGFPGGGMPPHMERPPEDIRMALEAYHRELAKIQPGANMANLHNLPGMPPFPNLLALQHQAMQQAQNHHINGSGAIQDLSIPKDKNAKMNGMTDSDKEKAMDAEEAIRHAGSAFSLVRPKLEPGQQSTGSSASSPLGNAILPPAITPSDDFSSSAAASPLQRMASITNSLISQPSNPTHHQPQQRSMKAVLPPITQQQFDLFNNLNTEDIVRRVKEALSQYSISQRLFGESVLGLSQGSVSDLLARPKPWHMLTQKGREPFIRMKMFLEDDNAVHKLVASQYKIAPEKLMRTGNYSGAPPLPPNMGKPMPPTQKMISDATSLLNKMQQEQLLGSSHLPHLPPTPLLLTPPGFPPHHAVTLPPQHHDKERKPPPPPPHHAPLRSLHQHISPSVYEMAALTQDLDTQTITTKIKEALLANNIGQKIFGEAVLGLSQGSVSELLSKPKPWHMLSIKGREPFIRMQLWLSDAHNVDRLQALKNERREANKRRRSSGPGQDNSSDTSSNDTSEFYHSSSPGPAAGAPSAKKQRVLFSEEQKEALRLAFALDPYPNMPTIEFLATELGLSTRTITNWFHNHRMRLKQQAPHGGSEPAPREAAAPFDPVQFRLLLNQRLLELQKERLGLGGVPLPYPPYFAANSNLAALIGRGLLPPERKDQTSGLDLSMPLKREPDGDDFEDDDAESNLGSEDSLDDGESKSEPKAASTPAGGRSSRRKPVAPQWVNPDWQDEKGRNPDEVIINGVCVMRSDDFRREAAPTVRVEPSPAPPAASPPASPAASPPAAPPDALPDVLPDDKIKCETDDDRWEY
- the LOC105383021 gene encoding homeobox protein cut isoform X1; the encoded protein is MHPTGAATLPAAPEAEVQAMHSMDWLFKKERIYLLAQFWQQRATLAEKEVSTLKEQLATTTPTVQAATPNGNTRLEASDTRILEHKFSELRTSPEHDIKRETDSPDNARSVDDDHNLDNQKMEMAATTRSNSNSNRSSPLVGNNQSSNLEGELAAKEKEISQLVEDVRRLQASLAALQEAHAQQLRRLEERLDEKKQHIARLEARLDNQRDYDDVKREICLLRGDVSRDKPEPARSPASSQHERASATPTAPARDHGDDWASTPPPLNNNTTHHNHNGPLHPPPSPFRFDEHRPYRFAEDMGPLPPGALVGRLGDSLIPKGDPMEARLQEMLRYNMDKYANSNLDTLHISRRVRELLSVHNIGQRLFAKYVLGLSQGTVSELLSKPKPWDKLTEKGRDSYRKMHAWACDEAAVMLLKSLIPKKVGSKDGSIGPGFGRPDGENDDRLAHILNEASHMMKNPNIPPNNDDSRSNEDSSSPRTQCPSPFSNKDGSQNRRLKKYENDDIPQEKVVRIYQEELAKIMSRRVEDIRHNREGFPGMFPPFFSGGMPPHMERPPEDIRMALEAYHRELAKIQPGANMANLHNLPGMPPFPNLLALQHQAMQQAQNHHINGSGAIQDLSIPKDKNAKMNGMTDSDKEKAMDAEEAIRHAGSAFSLVRPKLEPGQQSTGSSASSPLGNAILPPAITPSDDFSSSAAASPLQRMASITNSLISQPSNPTHHQPQQRSMKAVLPPITQQQFDLFNNLNTEDIVRRVKEALSQYSISQRLFGESVLGLSQGSVSDLLARPKPWHMLTQKGREPFIRMKMFLEDDNAVHKLVASQYKIAPEKLMRTGNYSGAPPLPPNMGKPMPPTQKMISDATSLLNKMQQEQLLGSSHLPHLPPTPLLLTPPGFPPHHAVTLPPQHHDKERKPPPPPPHHAPLRSLHQHISPSVYEMAALTQDLDTQTITTKIKEALLANNIGQKIFGEAVLGLSQGSVSELLSKPKPWHMLSIKGREPFIRMQLWLSDAHNVDRLQALKNERREANKRRRSSGPGQDNSSDTSSNDTSEFYHSSSPGPAAGAPSAKKQRVLFSEEQKEALRLAFALDPYPNMPTIEFLATELGLSTRTITNWFHNHRMRLKQQAPHGGSEPAPREAAAPFDPVQFRLLLNQRLLELQKERLGLGGVPLPYPPYFAANSNLAALIGRGLLPPERKDQTSGLDLSMPLKREPDGDDFEDDDAESNLGSEDSLDDGESKSEPKAASTPAGGRSSRRKPVAPQWVNPDWQDEKGRNPDEVIINGVCVMRSDDFRREAAPTVRVEPSPAPPAASPPASPAASPPAAPPDALPDVLPDDKIKCETDDDRWEY
- the LOC105383021 gene encoding homeobox protein cut isoform X4; amino-acid sequence: MWCLFERATLAEKEVSTLKEQLATTTPTVQAATPNGNTRLEASDTRILEHKFSELRTSPEHDIKRETDSPDNARSVDDDHNLDNQKMEMAATTRSNSNSNRSSPLVGNNQSSNLEGELAAKEKEISQLVEDVRRLQASLAALQEAHAQQLRRLEERLDEKKQHIARLEARLDNQRDYDDVKREICLLRGDVSRDKPEPARSPASSQHERASATPTAPARDHGDDWASTPPPLNNNTTHHNHNGPLHPPPSPFRFDEHRPYRFAEDMGPLPPGALVGRLGDSLIPKGDPMEARLQEMLRYNMDKYANSNLDTLHISRRVRELLSVHNIGQRLFAKYVLGLSQGTVSELLSKPKPWDKLTEKGRDSYRKMHAWACDEAAVMLLKSLIPKKVGSKDGSIGPGFGRPDGENDDRLAHILNEASHMMKNPNIPPNNDDSRSNEDSSSPRTQCPSPFSNKDGSQNRRLKKYENDDIPQEKVVRIYQEELAKIMSRRVEDIRHNREGFPGMFPPFFSGGMPPHMERPPEDIRMALEAYHRELAKIQPGANMANLHNLPGMPPFPNLLALQHQAMQQAQNHHINGSGAIQDLSIPKDKNAKMNGMTDSDKEKAMDAEEAIRHAGSAFSLVRPKLEPGQQSTGSSASSPLGNAILPPAITPSDDFSSSAAASPLQRMASITNSLISQPSNPTHHQPQQRSMKAVLPPITQQQFDLFNNLNTEDIVRRVKEALSQYSISQRLFGESVLGLSQGSVSDLLARPKPWHMLTQKGREPFIRMKMFLEDDNAVHKLVASQYKIAPEKLMRTGNYSGAPPLPPNMGKPMPPTQKMISDATSLLNKMQQEQLLGSSHLPHLPPTPLLLTPPGFPPHHAVTLPPQHHDKERKPPPPPPHHAPLRSLHQHISPSVYEMAALTQDLDTQTITTKIKEALLANNIGQKIFGEAVLGLSQGSVSELLSKPKPWHMLSIKGREPFIRMQLWLSDAHNVDRLQALKNERREANKRRRSSGPGQDNSSDTSSNDTSEFYHSSSPGPAAGAPSAKKQRVLFSEEQKEALRLAFALDPYPNMPTIEFLATELGLSTRTITNWFHNHRMRLKQQAPHGGSEPAPREAAAPFDPVQFRLLLNQRLLELQKERLGLGGVPLPYPPYFAANSNLAALIGRGLLPPERKDQTSGLDLSMPLKREPDGDDFEDDDAESNLGSEDSLDDGESKSEPKAASTPAGGRSSRRKPVAPQWVNPDWQDEKGRNPDEVIINGVCVMRSDDFRREAAPTVRVEPSPAPPAASPPASPAASPPAAPPDALPDVLPDDKIKCETDDDRWEY
- the LOC105383021 gene encoding homeobox protein cut isoform X5, whose translation is MHPTGAATLPAAPEAEVQAMHSMDWLFKKERIYLLAQFWQQRATLAEKEVSTLKEQLATTTPTVQAATPNGNTRLEASDTRILEHKFSELRTSPEHDIKRETDSPDNARSVDDDHNLDNQKMEMAATTRSNSNSNRSSPLVGNNQSSNLEGELAAKEKEISQLVEDVRRLQASLAALQEAHAQQLRRLEERLDEKKQHIARLEARLDNQRDYDDVKREICLLRGDVSRDKPEPARSPASSQHERASATPTAPARDHVGSKDGSIGPGFGRPDGENDDRLAHILNEASHMMKNPNIPPNNDDSRSNEDSSSPRTQCPSPFSNKDGSQNRRLKKYENDDIPQEKVVRIYQEELAKIMSRRVEDIRHNREGFPGMFPPFFSGGMPPHMERPPEDIRMALEAYHRELAKIQPGANMANLHNLPGMPPFPNLLALQHQAMQQAQNHHINGSGAIQDLSIPKDKNAKMNGMTDSDKEKAMDAEEAIRHAGSAFSLVRPKLEPGQQSTGSSASSPLGNAILPPAITPSDDFSSSAAASPLQRMASITNSLISQPSNPTHHQPQQRSMKAVLPPITQQQFDLFNNLNTEDIVRRVKEALSQYSISQRLFGESVLGLSQGSVSDLLARPKPWHMLTQKGREPFIRMKMFLEDDNAVHKLVASQYKIAPEKLMRTGNYSGAPPLPPNMGKPMPPTQKMISDATSLLNKMQQEQLLGSSHLPHLPPTPLLLTPPGFPPHHAVTLPPQHHDKERKPPPPPPHHAPLRSLHQHISPSVYEMAALTQDLDTQTITTKIKEALLANNIGQKIFGEAVLGLSQGSVSELLSKPKPWHMLSIKGREPFIRMQLWLSDAHNVDRLQALKNERREANKRRRSSGPGQDNSSDTSSNDTSEFYHSSSPGPAAGAPSAKKQRVLFSEEQKEALRLAFALDPYPNMPTIEFLATELGLSTRTITNWFHNHRMRLKQQAPHGGSEPAPREAAAPFDPVQFRLLLNQRLLELQKERLGLGGVPLPYPPYFAANSNLAALIGRGLLPPERKDQTSGLDLSMPLKREPDGDDFEDDDAESNLGSEDSLDDGESKSEPKAASTPAGGRSSRRKPVAPQWVNPDWQDEKGRNPDEVIINGVCVMRSDDFRREAAPTVRVEPSPAPPAASPPASPAASPPAAPPDALPDVLPDDKIKCETDDDRWEY
- the LOC105383021 gene encoding homeobox protein cut isoform X3, translated to MDVVVTSWQDFAFAIMKVRSYYQDRATLAEKEVSTLKEQLATTTPTVQAATPNGNTRLEASDTRILEHKFSELRTSPEHDIKRETDSPDNARSVDDDHNLDNQKMEMAATTRSNSNSNRSSPLVGNNQSSNLEGELAAKEKEISQLVEDVRRLQASLAALQEAHAQQLRRLEERLDEKKQHIARLEARLDNQRDYDDVKREICLLRGDVSRDKPEPARSPASSQHERASATPTAPARDHGDDWASTPPPLNNNTTHHNHNGPLHPPPSPFRFDEHRPYRFAEDMGPLPPGALVGRLGDSLIPKGDPMEARLQEMLRYNMDKYANSNLDTLHISRRVRELLSVHNIGQRLFAKYVLGLSQGTVSELLSKPKPWDKLTEKGRDSYRKMHAWACDEAAVMLLKSLIPKKVGSKDGSIGPGFGRPDGENDDRLAHILNEASHMMKNPNIPPNNDDSRSNEDSSSPRTQCPSPFSNKDGSQNRRLKKYENDDIPQEKVVRIYQEELAKIMSRRVEDIRHNREGFPGMFPPFFSGGMPPHMERPPEDIRMALEAYHRELAKIQPGANMANLHNLPGMPPFPNLLALQHQAMQQAQNHHINGSGAIQDLSIPKDKNAKMNGMTDSDKEKAMDAEEAIRHAGSAFSLVRPKLEPGQQSTGSSASSPLGNAILPPAITPSDDFSSSAAASPLQRMASITNSLISQPSNPTHHQPQQRSMKAVLPPITQQQFDLFNNLNTEDIVRRVKEALSQYSISQRLFGESVLGLSQGSVSDLLARPKPWHMLTQKGREPFIRMKMFLEDDNAVHKLVASQYKIAPEKLMRTGNYSGAPPLPPNMGKPMPPTQKMISDATSLLNKMQQEQLLGSSHLPHLPPTPLLLTPPGFPPHHAVTLPPQHHDKERKPPPPPPHHAPLRSLHQHISPSVYEMAALTQDLDTQTITTKIKEALLANNIGQKIFGEAVLGLSQGSVSELLSKPKPWHMLSIKGREPFIRMQLWLSDAHNVDRLQALKNERREANKRRRSSGPGQDNSSDTSSNDTSEFYHSSSPGPAAGAPSAKKQRVLFSEEQKEALRLAFALDPYPNMPTIEFLATELGLSTRTITNWFHNHRMRLKQQAPHGGSEPAPREAAAPFDPVQFRLLLNQRLLELQKERLGLGGVPLPYPPYFAANSNLAALIGRGLLPPERKDQTSGLDLSMPLKREPDGDDFEDDDAESNLGSEDSLDDGESKSEPKAASTPAGGRSSRRKPVAPQWVNPDWQDEKGRNPDEVIINGVCVMRSDDFRREAAPTVRVEPSPAPPAASPPASPAASPPAAPPDALPDVLPDDKIKCETDDDRWEY